In the Streptomyces sp. NBC_00193 genome, TCGCGGTTGAAGTTGCGGGCCTCGTCGACGCTGCCGGAGGTGACGATGTTCCAGCCGGCGCGGCCGCCGCTGATGTGGTCGAGGGAGGCGAACTTCCGGGCCAGGTTGTAGGGCTCGTTGAAGGTGGTGGAGACGGTGGCGATGAGCCCGATGTGCTCGGTGACGGCGGCGATCGCGGAGAGCAGGGTGAGCGGCTCGAAGCCGCCGACGGCGTTGTAGCGGGCCTTGCCCCAGAGGGCGACCCCGTCGGCGAAGAAGATCGAGTCGAGCAGGCCGCGTTCGGCGGTGCGGGCCAGTTCCTGGAAGTAGCGCAGATCGGTGATCCGCTCGGGGCTGCTGGAGGGGTGGCGCCAGGCGGCGTCGTGATGCCCGGCGTTCATGAGGAAGGCGTTGAGGTGGAGGGTCCGGGGTGCGGTCATTTCTTGTCCTCGGATAAGAGCCGGGCGCGCGGCGCCCGCGGGGATGGTCGTGGTGGCCCGACGGGCCGGAACGGCCGGGGCCGGGGGCGGAACGGGGTACCGGGCCGGGTCCAAGGCCCGAGGCCGGGGCCCGGGTCCTGATCCGGGCCGGGGACCGGGCCCCGGGTGGTCAGGGGTGGCCGGGGGTCAGGACGGGACGCGCCAGGTGCTCAGGCGGCGTTCGATCGTGACGAGGATCTGGTTGAAGGCGAGGCCGATCGCGGAGATCGTGACGATGCCCGCGTACATCTGCGGGATCGCGAAGTTGAACTGCGAGGCGTTGATCAGGTAGCCGAGGCCCGCCTTCGCGCCGATCATCTCGGCCGCGACCAGGACCAGGATGGAGACGGCCCCCGCGAGCCGGATGCCGGTGAAGATGACCGGCACCGACGCCGGCAGGATCACCTTCTGGAACAGCTTGGGCGTGGACAGGTCCATCGAGCGCGCCAGCTTCACCAGGGTCGGGTCGGCGTTGCCCACGGCGCTGATGGTGTTGAGGAGGATCGGCCAGACGCAGGCGTAGACGACGATCGAGACCTTCGAGGTCTCGCCGATGCCCAGCAGCAGGACGAACACCGGCAGCAGCGCGAGCGCCGCCGTGTTGCGGAACACCTCCAGCAGCGGCCCGAGCAGCGCCGCCACCGGCCGGTACCAGCCGATCAGCAGCCCGAGCGGGACCGCGACGGCCACCGCGATGCCGAATCCGCCGAAGGAGCGGGCCAGGCTCGCCTTGCTGTGCTCGGCGAGCTGCCCGTTGCCCAGCAGCTCCCACCAGGCCTTGGCGACCTCGCTCACCGGCGGCAGGAACGTCGCGTCGACCAGCCCCAGCCGCGGCGCCGCCTCCCACAGGGCGAGCAGCGCGAGGATCGCCGCCGAGCGCAGCGCCACCGCCCGCAGCCCGCGCAGGACGCGCAGCGCCAGCGCCGTGGCCGGTGCCCGTACGGGGGCCGGCGCGGGGGTCCGTACCGCCGCGGGCGCGAGGGTCCGTACCGCCGTCGCCTCCACCGCCTCCTGCACCGCCGCTTCCACCGTGGTGCTCATACGGCGACCTCCTCCTTCTCCAGTTGCTGGGCTCGGGCCACCTCGTCGTGGAGCAGGGTCCAGATCTCGTGGCGGTGGCGGGCGAACTCCGGGCTGGAGCGCAGGTCTTCACCGGTGGCGCCGGTGGCCCGGTCGCCGAAGGACACCGGGACGACCTGCTTGACCCGCCCGGGGCGGGAGGTGATGACGGCCACCCGCTGCCCGAGGTAGACGGCCTCTTCGATGCCGTGCGTGATGAACACGATCGTCTTGCCGGTGCTCTGCCAGATCCGCCGCAGTTCGCCCTGGAGGGACTCGCGGGTCTGCGCGTCGAGCGCCGCGAACGGCTCGTCCATCAGCAGCACGTCCGGGTCGTACGCGAGCGAGCGCGCGATGGCGACCCGCTGGCGCATGCCGCCGGACAGTTCGTGCGGGTGCCGGTCCTCGAACCCGGTGAGGCCGACGAGGTCCAGGAACTCCCGCGCCTTCGCCGCCCGTTGGCGGCGCGGGACGCCGGTGGCCTCCAGGCCGAACTCGATGTTGCCCAGCGCGGTGCGCCACGGCAGCAGCGCGTACTGCTGGAAGACGATGCCCCGGTCGAGCCCGGGCCCGGTGACCGGCTTGCCGTCGAGCAGGATCCGGCCGGAGGTGGGCGGGGTCAGGCCGCCGAGCAGGTCCAGGAGGGTGGACTTGCCGCAGCCGCTGGGGCCCACGACGACCACGAACTCCCCCGACCCGATCTCCAGGTCGATGCCGTCGAGTGCGGTGAACTCCTGCTTCTTGTCCTTCGTCGGGAAGGTCTTCGTCACGGAGTCGAACACGATCTTCGCCATGGTGCCGTCAGCCCTTCCCGGACGCGTTGAACTCGTTGGTGTAGAGGTCGGCCGCCTTGAGCTGGCCCTTCTTGATCTCCCCGCGCTCGCCCAGCCAGTCGATCCACAGCTGGAACTCCTTGTCGGCGATCCGGCCGCCGGGCTCGGCGACCCCGTAGGAGCGCCAGTACTGCAGGGTCGAGGTGTCCTCGTTGCGGCCGCGCTTCTTGACGATCTCCGTCATCCGCGCAATGACCTCCTCGCGCGGGGTGGCGCGGGACCAGTCGATGGCCTTGGCCACGCCCGTGGTGAAGGCCCGGACGGTGTCCGGGTTCTCCTTGATGAACTTCTGCGTCATCACGTACGAGCCCGCGCTGAACGCGCCGAGCAGTTCGAAGTCCTTGAACAGCGGCCGGATGCCGCCCGTGGCCAGGGCCTTGTCGCGCAGCACGCCGCTGAGGACGCCGACCTCGATCTGCTTCTGTCTCAGAGCCTGTTCGGTGTTGACGGGGGGCACGACGAGCGATTCGACCTTGGCCGCGTCGGCCTTGGAGACGCCGTTGCGCTCCAGGTAGATGTCGAGCAGGGCCTGGGCGTGGGCGCCCAGGGTGTTCATGCCGACCTTCTTGCCGATCAGGTCGCGGGGGGACCGGATCGGGCTGTCCTCCAGGACGTAGTAGCCGAGGTAGGTGTCCTTGTCGGAGCCGTAGTAGGAGGTGACGGCCTTGATCTGGGCCTTGCTCGCCGCGAGTTTGACGATCGCGCCGTTGAAGGCGCCGCCGAAGTGGGTCTGGCCCGTGGCCGCGGACTGGATGTCCTGGGGGCCGCTGATGGTGTTGCCGACCCAGTCCAGGGTCACGTCGCCGAGGAAGCCGAGGTCGGCGGCGAGTTCGGGCAGGCTCACCGCGCCGACGTTGCCCTGGTACTTCAGGGAGGTGATCTGGCCACCGCGTGCGCCGGTGGCGGTCGCCGTCCCGCAGCTCACCGCGGCCGCCGAGATGCCGAGCAGGGTGAGGAACTGGCGTCGGGAGGTACGGGTGGTGGTGAAGGCTGCGGACATGGCGATTCCTTGTCGATCCGGGTCGGGCGAGTCAGGCGGGTCGGGCGAGTCAGGCGGGTCGTGCGGGGCGGGCGGGTCGTGCGGGGCGGGCAGGTGAGTCCGTACGAAGATCAGCGCGCGGTGGCGAGCGCGGCGGCCTGGGCGGCGCGCAGGGCCTCGGCGAACTCGTCGACGGCCTGGTACAGGTCCAGCTCCGCCTCCGGCCGCAGCCGGTCCGGGCCGGCCCCGCGCTCGACGGAGGAGTCGAGGACGAAGCGGCCGGCGGTGACGTGCCGGGCGCCGAGCGCGGCGAGGACCGGGCGCAGGGCGTAGTCGATGGTCAGGACGTGGGCGAGGCTGCCGCCCGTGGCCAGCGGGAAGACCGTCTTCCCGGCCAGCCCGTCCTGCGGGAGCAGGTCGAGGAAGGCCTTGAGAAGACCGGTGTACGAGGCCTTGTAGACGGGCGTCGCGATGACGATCCCGTCGGCTTCGGCGACGGCTTCCAGGGCCCGGCGGATCTCCGGCTCGCCGCGGCGGGCGGCGAGCAGGTCGGCGGCGGGGAGCTCCCGGACGGCGAGCTGCGCGGTCTCGTACCCGGCGTGGTTCAGGCGGCGCAGCACGTGGTCGGCGACCACGTCGGTACGGGAGTGGACGGACGGACTGCCGGTGAGGGCGAGCAGCTTGGGCACGGAGCGCTCCTTGACTGACGGGGAGGGTGGGGTGGGACGGGTCGTTCGAGGCGGGGCGGTGCGGGGCGGGGCGGTGCCCGTCGGCTCAGGCTTCGGAGGTGGAGGCTCCGGAGGCGATGCCGAAGGCCGGGTCCGGCACGGACTCCGGGCTGATCAGACGGGACGGGACCCCGTCGGGCCCGACCGGGACGTCGCCGTCGACGGTCACGCGGCGCAGGGTGCGCTCGTGGTCGTCGGAGTCGTCGACGCCGTAGTGCTGGGTGGCGCGGTTGTCCCAGATCGCGACCTCACCGGCCTGCCACTGCCAGCGGACGGTGTTCTCGGGGAGCTCGATGTGGGCCTGGAAGAGGTCCTGGAGGAGGCGCGAGTCGCGGCCGGTGAGCCCGTTGATCCGCTGGACGAAGTTGCCGAGCAGCAGGGTGCGTTCGCCGGTCTCGGGGTGGACCCGGACCACCGGGTGCTCGGTGAGGAACTTGGTCGAGGTGAACACCTCGCGGTACTGGGCGAGCGCCTCGGGCAGGGCGTCGGGCTTCAGGGCCGCGTAGTCGTACTCGTTGGAGTGCACGGCCCGCAGGCTGTCGGCGAGGACGCGGAGCGGCTCGGGCAGGCCGGCGTAGGCGGTGGCGGTGTTGGCCCACAGGGTGTTGCCGCCGTAGGGCGGGATGGTGACGGCGCGCAGGATGGAGAAGGCGGGGTAGGCGGGGACGAAGGTGACGTCCGTGTGCCACTGGTTGGCGCGGGCTCCGTGGTGGGAGTCGATGCCGAGCGCGTAACGCCCGTCGGCGGAGGGCACGGTGGGGTGCGCGACGGGCGCGCCGAGCAGCTGGGCGAAGGCCTCGTGCCCGTCTTCGTCGAGGTGGCCCTGGCCCCGGAAGAAGACGACCTTGTGGGCGAGCAGCGCGGCCCGGATCCCGGCGACGGCGTCGGCGTCGAGGTCGCCGCCGAGGCGGACGCCGCCGATCTCGGCGCCTATGCGGCCGCCGATCTTGGTGACGGTGAGGTCGGTGCGGGTGGCAGTGGACATGAGAGGCTCCTTATTTATTTCCGCAGAGGAAGAAATGAGGGGAAGCGAGGACGGAGGGAACGGAGGGGTCAGGGCGGGGGAAGAGGACCGGCTGCGGGCGGGGCGGTCTGCGACGTTCGGCGGACGGAGGGCGGCCGGTGGCGGGATGCGGCGGGCGGCCGGCGGCCGGCGGCCGGCGGCCGGCGACGGAGAGGAACGGGCGAGCGGACGGGCCGCTCCCGGGTGAGACCGGTCCGAGTCGCAGAGCCCCCGTGCACGCCCCCGGACGACGGGGCACGAACGCCCGAGCGCCCGGAACGCGGCGACGCAAGGATTCAGGGCCCTGACGCTCAGGGACGCTCACACCCGGGAGCAGCGATGCTCGGGGACGCTCACACCCGGGAGCAGCGGCGCTCACGGACGCTCACACCCGGGAGCAGCGGCGCCCAGGGACAGGCGCATCCGGGAGCAGCGGGGCTAAGGGCCGGCGGCGCTCAGGAACAGCGCGGGGCCGTACAGCGACGGCCCTGACACTCGCCCGGCGCGGTACAGAGGCCGGGGGTGTGGAGCCGCGGGGCGAGGAACTCGGTCGCGGTCATGTCCCGGAGACTGCCAGCGCCCCCACCCCCGGTCAACCCCACCGAGCACCCCCCACCCTCACCCCCGGACCCCGATGCGCACCCCCCGCGACCTGCGCTTTGACCGTTTCCCGCCACTCCCGGAACGGCCGAAACCCATGGCCTGATTTCACGTCCCCGCAACGCACCCGCCACGCACCACCCCGTCCCGGCCCACCCCGCCCCACGCCCCGCCGGGGTTCGAGGCGCCGGTCACCCACTTCAGCCCCGCCGGCGT is a window encoding:
- a CDS encoding ABC transporter substrate-binding protein is translated as MSAAFTTTRTSRRQFLTLLGISAAAVSCGTATATGARGGQITSLKYQGNVGAVSLPELAADLGFLGDVTLDWVGNTISGPQDIQSAATGQTHFGGAFNGAIVKLAASKAQIKAVTSYYGSDKDTYLGYYVLEDSPIRSPRDLIGKKVGMNTLGAHAQALLDIYLERNGVSKADAAKVESLVVPPVNTEQALRQKQIEVGVLSGVLRDKALATGGIRPLFKDFELLGAFSAGSYVMTQKFIKENPDTVRAFTTGVAKAIDWSRATPREEVIARMTEIVKKRGRNEDTSTLQYWRSYGVAEPGGRIADKEFQLWIDWLGERGEIKKGQLKAADLYTNEFNASGKG
- a CDS encoding ABC transporter permease, with product MSTTVEAAVQEAVEATAVRTLAPAAVRTPAPAPVRAPATALALRVLRGLRAVALRSAAILALLALWEAAPRLGLVDATFLPPVSEVAKAWWELLGNGQLAEHSKASLARSFGGFGIAVAVAVPLGLLIGWYRPVAALLGPLLEVFRNTAALALLPVFVLLLGIGETSKVSIVVYACVWPILLNTISAVGNADPTLVKLARSMDLSTPKLFQKVILPASVPVIFTGIRLAGAVSILVLVAAEMIGAKAGLGYLINASQFNFAIPQMYAGIVTISAIGLAFNQILVTIERRLSTWRVPS
- the ssuE gene encoding NADPH-dependent FMN reductase codes for the protein MPKLLALTGSPSVHSRTDVVADHVLRRLNHAGYETAQLAVRELPAADLLAARRGEPEIRRALEAVAEADGIVIATPVYKASYTGLLKAFLDLLPQDGLAGKTVFPLATGGSLAHVLTIDYALRPVLAALGARHVTAGRFVLDSSVERGAGPDRLRPEAELDLYQAVDEFAEALRAAQAAALATAR
- a CDS encoding ABC transporter ATP-binding protein, whose protein sequence is MAKIVFDSVTKTFPTKDKKQEFTALDGIDLEIGSGEFVVVVGPSGCGKSTLLDLLGGLTPPTSGRILLDGKPVTGPGLDRGIVFQQYALLPWRTALGNIEFGLEATGVPRRQRAAKAREFLDLVGLTGFEDRHPHELSGGMRQRVAIARSLAYDPDVLLMDEPFAALDAQTRESLQGELRRIWQSTGKTIVFITHGIEEAVYLGQRVAVITSRPGRVKQVVPVSFGDRATGATGEDLRSSPEFARHRHEIWTLLHDEVARAQQLEKEEVAV
- a CDS encoding TauD/TfdA family dioxygenase, producing the protein MSTATRTDLTVTKIGGRIGAEIGGVRLGGDLDADAVAGIRAALLAHKVVFFRGQGHLDEDGHEAFAQLLGAPVAHPTVPSADGRYALGIDSHHGARANQWHTDVTFVPAYPAFSILRAVTIPPYGGNTLWANTATAYAGLPEPLRVLADSLRAVHSNEYDYAALKPDALPEALAQYREVFTSTKFLTEHPVVRVHPETGERTLLLGNFVQRINGLTGRDSRLLQDLFQAHIELPENTVRWQWQAGEVAIWDNRATQHYGVDDSDDHERTLRRVTVDGDVPVGPDGVPSRLISPESVPDPAFGIASGASTSEA